One Hydrogenoanaerobacterium saccharovorans DNA segment encodes these proteins:
- a CDS encoding DUF6809 family protein, with product MHRVLASLYLMNAKRRKANSRQDSIYSKISVETSESIKLLLLSLNPYEKRLLSKIIEGKDLLSGEAQRQNFEDGFRCGLRISNEIRGGRKRNTMQ from the coding sequence ATGCATCGGGTGTTAGCTTCGCTGTATCTTATGAATGCTAAGCGACGTAAAGCGAATTCAAGGCAGGACAGCATTTACAGCAAAATTTCTGTAGAAACATCGGAAAGTATAAAACTGTTACTTTTAAGCTTAAATCCTTATGAAAAAAGGCTCTTAAGTAAAATCATTGAAGGAAAAGATTTGTTAAGCGGTGAGGCACAACGTCAAAACTTTGAAGATGGCTTCCGTTGTGGGCTAAGAATATCAAATGAAATCCGCGGGGGAAGAAAACGAAACACAATGCAATAA
- a CDS encoding ribbon-helix-helix protein, CopG family produces MATFVPRKPEKDIISMRISLDLLEKVDAIAEKTGISRNELLNQCIAYALNNMYENE; encoded by the coding sequence ATGGCAACTTTTGTGCCTAGAAAACCTGAAAAGGACATTATTTCAATGCGAATCAGCTTAGACTTATTAGAAAAAGTTGATGCTATCGCAGAAAAAACAGGTATCAGCCGTAATGAGTTATTAAATCAATGTATTGCTTATGCGCTGAACAACATGTATGAAAACGAATAG